CACACGTCCTTGGCCTCCCAGCCGGCGGCCAGGGCCTCGTGCACCGTACGGCCCCCGAGCTCGGCCATCACATGGTCGCGCGCGAAGGAGTCCGCGTAGGCCTGACCGAAGTGATCCGCCATGCGCTCCCAGAAAATCGTCAACCGCATGAAGCAAGTATCCCGCCCCTGGGGTGCAGCCTCGCCCGTCCCACGTGACGAAAGCCCTTTCCGCCCTACGGTCGGAGCATGGCTGGAACCGGAGCAACCCCCGTGCCCTCGCTCGCGTCACCTCTCGCCCGTGCGGAGCACTTCATCTGGCTGACCGCCCGCGTGCTGGAACAGCGGAGGTTCGCCTACCACTTCCTGGGCGGTGACGAGGATCCCGTGGAGACCGCCCTGGCCGCGTATCTCAATGAGGACGGCGGCTACGGCCACGCCCTCGAACCCGATCTGCGCGGCCCGGTCAGCCAGCCGCTGCACACGGCACACGCCCTGCGCATCCTCGACTCCATCGGACGCTGCAGCGGACTGCGCGTGGAGCGGATGTGCCGCTACCTCACCGAGGTGTCAACACCCGACGGTGCGCTGCCCGCGATCCACCCCTCGCAGCGGGGATATCCGGCCGCACCGTTCATCCCGATCGTCGACGATCCGCCGAGCGAACTGCTCGCGACAGGTCCGGTGGTCGGATTGCTGCACCACAATCAGGTGTGGCACGCATGGCTGTTCCGAGCCACGGACTTCTGCTGGGCGGCGGTCGAGAGTCTCGAGAAGTCGCATCCGTACGAGATCGAGGCCGCGGTCGCCTTCCTCGACGGGGTGCCGGACCGCTCACGCGCCGAAATTGTGGCGGACCGGCTGGGACGGCTGGTGCGTGAGCAGCGCCTGGCGGTCCTCGACCCGCGACGGACCGAGGACTATCCGGTCTCGCCCGGCTATGCGCCGGGTGAGCACCACTTCCCGTATCACTACGCCCGAACG
This window of the Streptomyces sp. SLBN-118 genome carries:
- a CDS encoding DUF3046 domain-containing protein; the encoded protein is MRLTIFWERMADHFGQAYADSFARDHVMAELGGRTVHEALAAGWEAKDVWRGVCAAVGVPAEKQ